From the Alloalcanivorax dieselolei B5 genome, one window contains:
- a CDS encoding tripartite tricarboxylate transporter permease yields the protein MLNDFLSVLSATVLSPWGLLLATAGTVLGVVLGAMPGVSSTMALAILLPISFSMDPHMAILFLLAVFVASVYGGSISAILINIPGTPGAIVTQLDGYPMARSGRAGQALTYALVSSTVGGLIGLLALVLVAPLLASAAMKFRSPEFTAVAVFGLVLLAYASPGSTLRGMLVGGVGLLCGMVGFDSLTDIPRLTFDSPVLEGGIELVPLCVGLFGFAEVMKNIGAAGRPSAKSVMPAIGRLWPPMRELLGQWKTLLRGSFIGAAVGAIPAAGSAIAVAIAYAQEMRFSKRPDQFGKGAVEGVVAPEAANSSSVGGTLIPMMTLGIPGDAITAVLMGSLLIHGLRPGPGLFANNPDFVSGVYASFFLALILTLVIGLLLMRWVAWVTRVPSHILLVVITVLCVVGSFAIRNTMADVYIMLAFGVIGYLLHLLRLPAAPLAFGLILGPLLEENLRRSLILGRGSWDIFVHSPIALTLLIVAAAAIALPVVAPWFVRYRDDLRRTRQLQ from the coding sequence ATGCTGAATGATTTCCTGTCCGTGCTGAGTGCTACAGTGCTATCGCCCTGGGGGCTGCTGCTGGCGACGGCCGGTACCGTGCTGGGCGTGGTGCTCGGCGCCATGCCCGGGGTCAGTTCCACCATGGCCTTGGCGATCCTGTTGCCGATAAGCTTCAGCATGGACCCGCATATGGCGATTCTGTTCCTGCTCGCGGTGTTCGTGGCCAGTGTCTACGGCGGGTCGATTTCGGCGATTCTGATCAATATACCCGGCACGCCGGGGGCCATCGTCACGCAACTGGATGGTTATCCCATGGCGCGTTCCGGACGCGCCGGCCAGGCACTCACCTATGCGTTGGTGTCCTCCACCGTGGGAGGGCTGATCGGTTTGTTGGCGCTGGTGCTGGTGGCACCGTTGCTGGCGTCCGCGGCGATGAAATTTCGCAGCCCGGAGTTCACCGCGGTGGCGGTATTCGGTCTGGTGTTGCTCGCCTATGCGTCGCCGGGGTCTACCCTGCGCGGCATGCTGGTCGGCGGCGTGGGCCTGCTCTGTGGCATGGTGGGATTCGACAGCCTCACCGACATCCCCCGGTTGACCTTTGATAGCCCGGTGCTGGAAGGAGGCATCGAACTGGTGCCGCTGTGCGTGGGTCTGTTCGGCTTCGCCGAGGTGATGAAGAACATCGGCGCCGCCGGCAGGCCTTCCGCGAAAAGCGTGATGCCTGCCATCGGCCGCCTGTGGCCGCCCATGAGGGAATTGCTCGGGCAATGGAAAACCTTGCTGCGCGGCTCCTTCATCGGCGCCGCCGTGGGCGCGATTCCCGCTGCCGGCTCGGCTATCGCGGTGGCTATCGCCTATGCTCAGGAAATGCGCTTTTCCAAGCGTCCGGATCAATTTGGCAAGGGGGCGGTGGAAGGTGTTGTGGCGCCGGAAGCCGCCAACAGCTCCAGCGTGGGAGGCACGTTGATCCCCATGATGACCCTCGGCATCCCTGGTGATGCCATTACCGCGGTGCTGATGGGGTCGTTGTTGATTCACGGTTTACGACCAGGACCGGGATTGTTCGCCAACAACCCGGACTTCGTATCCGGTGTTTATGCGTCGTTTTTTCTCGCGCTGATTCTGACTCTGGTTATTGGCCTGTTGTTAATGCGCTGGGTGGCCTGGGTGACCCGCGTTCCCTCTCATATCCTGCTGGTGGTAATCACGGTGCTGTGTGTGGTGGGTTCGTTCGCCATTCGTAACACCATGGCTGACGTTTACATCATGCTGGCCTTCGGTGTGATCGGCTATTTGCTGCATCTACTGCGACTACCGGCGGCGCCATTGGCGTTCGGGCTGATTCTGGGACCCTTGCTGGAAGAAAATCTGCGCCGCAGCCTGATCCTCGGTCGCGGCTCCTGGGATATATTCGTTCACAGCCCGATCGCCTTGACTCTGCTGATTGTGGCGGCGGCGGCCATCGCGTTGCCGGTGGTGGCGCCCTGGTTTGTGCGCTATCGGGACGATCTGCGTCGTACCCGGCAGCTGCAGTGA
- a CDS encoding MarR family winged helix-turn-helix transcriptional regulator, with product MAKRKKPHTPAEYGYDFSEQVGHLLRRAYQRHTAIFQRHSCDKQLTAIQFVALCTLVEKGPCSLTDIVQATAIDPATVRGVIKRLKARDWIELSTCPQDQRKVMVTITPLGEALVEEMIPTAQHITDLTMENLNPAERVALLHLLAKMGLPGEDGGD from the coding sequence ATGGCTAAACGCAAGAAACCCCATACCCCGGCGGAGTATGGCTACGACTTTTCCGAGCAAGTTGGGCATCTGCTGCGCCGAGCCTACCAGCGGCATACCGCCATCTTCCAGCGTCATAGCTGTGACAAGCAACTCACCGCGATTCAGTTCGTGGCGCTATGTACTCTGGTGGAGAAGGGGCCCTGTTCGCTGACCGACATCGTTCAGGCCACGGCCATCGATCCAGCCACGGTGCGTGGGGTGATCAAGCGGTTGAAGGCACGGGACTGGATTGAGCTGTCCACCTGCCCTCAAGACCAGCGCAAGGTGATGGTAACGATCACGCCGTTGGGGGAAGCGCTGGTAGAGGAAATGATACCGACGGCTCAGCATATCACCGACCTGACCATGGAAAATCTCAACCCCGCCGAGCGAGTGGCGTTGTTGCATCTGCTGGCCAAGATGGGGTTGCCCGGCGAAGACGGTGGCGACTAA
- a CDS encoding tripartite tricarboxylate transporter TctB family protein, with protein MAQHPADNVDTSEATTSPILDLAVAAFFAIICAAGWFSVLSGKRLMASLESGLDPGAAFLPVLVLGLLSLGTALILVKGLVRFFSGAQGGPSLRQGDHLPAVALFLGMVVLCLAATRIGLLPAAFLFSAAWTAWLSGRRNGRRARALFSGLILGGLLCTFLYVVFVSVLKVPIG; from the coding sequence ATGGCCCAACACCCTGCCGATAACGTCGACACTTCCGAGGCCACCACAAGTCCGATTCTGGATCTGGCGGTCGCCGCCTTTTTCGCCATCATCTGCGCCGCCGGCTGGTTTTCGGTACTCAGCGGCAAGCGCCTCATGGCCAGTTTGGAGAGCGGGCTGGACCCGGGAGCCGCCTTCCTGCCGGTGCTGGTATTAGGCCTGCTCTCATTGGGGACGGCGTTGATCCTGGTCAAAGGATTGGTCCGTTTTTTTTCCGGAGCGCAGGGCGGACCGTCGCTGCGCCAAGGCGACCATTTGCCTGCCGTGGCCTTGTTTCTCGGTATGGTCGTGCTGTGTCTGGCCGCCACCAGGATTGGTCTGCTGCCCGCGGCTTTTCTGTTCAGTGCCGCCTGGACCGCCTGGCTGAGCGGGCGGCGCAACGGGCGGAGAGCGCGCGCACTGTTTTCTGGTCTGATTCTGGGAGGGCTGCTGTGTACCTTCCTTTATGTGGTTTTTGTATCGGTACTAAAAGTGCCGATCGGTTGA
- a CDS encoding TonB-dependent siderophore receptor: MIDINNAVQCQVNRRCQRTTTALLCGATLAIAPMIGNAQEAGGGNEDETVYRLAPIIVNTQAIAPDDDANSTVARELWVGGKVATSILDTPASVSVITEKEIEQRNANTTEEVLQYTPGVITDYYGTDDRNDYFKIRGFQATTYRDGMTLGSMRGVREEPYAYERVEVLRGANSTLFGPADPGGSVNFVSKRPKFYRFGEGYLGYGSFDQKEAGIDVGDVLDADQTLAYRFTGKFKDGEREYDHSKDDNQFFMGALTWEPTAYTSATLILDYLKRDSTPNSGGYPLDREYDRSDFFGEPDFNYHDVERTSMTGQLTHDFSNGLTLRGNLRYSDLTDDFGYVYLTDSVARTGTVVDRDYFGTDSKAHELIGNVILQYNASFDHIDSSTLMGVEYRDASTDDSSFYGDAESIDIEDPVYSGAPSSLNIYSTNKQDYTTKSVFLTQNLSFYDRFVITAGVRNDSMDLSSEGSSYGSPFDDSDDFSETSARGALTYKVNDRLSTYISYVESVAPPSIGVKPERGEQHEIGVKYAPAGMNALFSAAVYELNKDDVSIAVVQDNGTIEQETIGESRVRGGDLEAKVELTDNLSLTGGYSYIEPKVIRGTLRDGTSLEGNEFAIAPKHTASLWGHYTLPDTGMSFGLGARHVGSYYFDAANTSKSDSETLFDASLGYQLIKNINVTVNVHNLFDEQHVVGSGTANYYNPGREITAKVSYRW; this comes from the coding sequence ATGATAGATATCAACAATGCAGTCCAATGCCAGGTAAATCGACGGTGCCAGCGCACCACGACCGCTCTGCTATGCGGCGCGACTCTGGCTATTGCTCCCATGATTGGCAATGCCCAGGAGGCAGGCGGCGGGAATGAGGATGAAACGGTGTACCGTCTCGCCCCCATTATCGTCAATACGCAGGCAATAGCTCCTGATGATGATGCCAACTCAACTGTTGCCCGAGAGTTATGGGTGGGTGGCAAGGTCGCAACCAGCATCCTCGACACACCGGCCTCCGTGTCGGTTATCACGGAAAAGGAGATCGAGCAGCGAAACGCGAATACCACCGAGGAGGTCCTGCAATATACCCCGGGGGTCATCACCGATTACTACGGCACCGACGACCGTAACGACTATTTCAAAATTCGAGGCTTCCAGGCCACTACCTACCGTGACGGCATGACACTGGGATCGATGCGCGGTGTGCGCGAGGAACCCTACGCCTATGAGCGCGTTGAGGTCCTGCGAGGGGCCAACTCTACCTTGTTCGGCCCGGCGGATCCGGGGGGATCGGTAAACTTCGTGAGCAAACGGCCGAAGTTTTATCGCTTTGGCGAGGGCTACCTGGGCTATGGCTCCTTTGATCAGAAAGAGGCCGGTATCGATGTGGGGGACGTACTGGACGCTGATCAGACACTGGCCTATCGCTTCACCGGAAAATTCAAGGATGGCGAGCGCGAATACGATCACTCGAAAGACGATAATCAGTTTTTCATGGGGGCACTGACCTGGGAGCCGACAGCGTATACCTCCGCCACCTTGATCCTGGACTATCTTAAGCGTGACAGCACGCCCAACAGCGGCGGTTATCCCCTTGACCGGGAATATGACCGCAGCGATTTCTTTGGTGAGCCTGATTTCAACTATCACGACGTTGAACGTACCAGCATGACAGGGCAGCTCACCCATGATTTCAGCAATGGACTTACCCTGCGCGGGAATTTGCGCTACAGCGATCTGACCGATGATTTTGGTTACGTCTATCTGACGGATTCCGTCGCAAGAACAGGCACGGTGGTTGATCGGGATTACTTCGGCACCGACAGTAAGGCGCATGAGCTGATCGGCAACGTCATTCTGCAATACAATGCCAGCTTCGACCACATCGACAGCAGCACTTTGATGGGGGTCGAATACCGTGACGCCTCAACGGATGACAGCTCCTTCTATGGGGATGCGGAATCAATTGATATCGAAGACCCGGTTTACTCCGGGGCTCCGAGCAGCCTGAATATCTATAGCACCAACAAACAGGATTACACCACCAAATCAGTTTTCCTGACACAGAACTTATCTTTTTATGATCGATTCGTTATCACGGCTGGGGTTCGCAATGACTCAATGGATCTTTCCAGCGAGGGGAGCTCCTATGGTTCGCCATTCGATGACAGTGATGACTTTTCGGAAACTTCAGCCCGGGGCGCGCTAACCTATAAAGTCAATGACAGGCTTTCGACCTATATCAGTTATGTGGAATCGGTGGCACCGCCGTCCATCGGCGTTAAACCGGAACGCGGTGAGCAGCACGAGATAGGCGTAAAGTACGCGCCCGCGGGTATGAACGCGCTGTTCTCGGCAGCGGTCTATGAGCTGAACAAAGACGACGTTTCCATTGCCGTTGTGCAGGATAACGGCACCATCGAGCAGGAAACCATTGGCGAATCCCGCGTGCGAGGGGGTGATCTGGAAGCCAAAGTCGAGCTGACCGATAACCTGAGTCTTACCGGTGGCTACTCCTATATAGAGCCCAAAGTGATTCGCGGCACACTCCGGGATGGCACGTCACTTGAAGGGAACGAGTTCGCCATAGCACCGAAACACACCGCCTCGCTCTGGGGGCATTATACTCTGCCAGATACGGGGATGAGCTTTGGTCTTGGTGCTCGCCATGTCGGCTCTTATTACTTTGATGCCGCCAATACCTCCAAGAGCGATTCGGAGACGCTCTTTGATGCCTCTCTCGGCTACCAGCTCATAAAGAACATCAATGTTACCGTCAATGTCCACAACCTGTTCGATGAGCAGCATGTGGTCGGCTCAGGCACAGCAAACTACTACAATCCGGGGCGCGAAATTACGGCGAAAGTAAGCTATCGCTGGTAG
- a CDS encoding efflux RND transporter periplasmic adaptor subunit — MALTTVTLRHLEERLPLTGTLTADRAAQLSTSVAGLVTALNVDVGDRVEQGQVLLELDGELNRLALDGARAAGKEAAARLADARRRFQEASTLVAKRSIAASEVRALEAEVAMAEAALGSARAEQRRQGALLARHTLKAPFAGAISAKRTEVGEWVTPGSAVLDLVSPQQVHVDLAVPQEYYPRLSKDSRLEIRPGGGGASYAARIAAIVPVNDPDARTFLIRARLTDPPGVTPGMSVRATLLLSSEEPQLAVPRDALLRYPDGRVSVWLAESNADGTLVAREQRLRVDEGLGDLVPVREGLSEGDRVVVRGNEGLRDGHELEVRQ; from the coding sequence GTGGCGTTGACCACGGTGACGTTGCGTCATCTGGAGGAACGGTTGCCGCTGACGGGCACCCTCACCGCGGACAGGGCCGCCCAGCTGTCCACTTCCGTGGCGGGCCTGGTAACGGCCTTGAACGTGGATGTGGGGGATCGCGTCGAGCAAGGTCAGGTGCTGCTGGAGCTGGATGGTGAACTGAACCGTCTGGCGCTGGACGGCGCCCGTGCCGCTGGCAAGGAAGCCGCCGCTCGATTGGCGGACGCCCGGCGGCGTTTTCAGGAAGCAAGCACACTGGTAGCGAAACGCAGCATTGCCGCCAGTGAGGTGCGTGCACTGGAGGCCGAAGTGGCCATGGCGGAGGCGGCGCTGGGCAGCGCGCGGGCGGAACAGCGCCGGCAAGGCGCCCTCCTCGCCCGCCATACGCTCAAAGCGCCGTTTGCCGGCGCGATTAGTGCCAAGCGCACGGAAGTGGGTGAATGGGTGACGCCGGGCAGCGCGGTGTTGGACCTGGTCAGTCCGCAACAAGTCCATGTGGATCTGGCGGTACCGCAGGAATACTACCCGCGTCTTTCCAAGGACAGCCGGCTGGAGATTCGTCCGGGGGGCGGAGGCGCGTCCTATGCGGCACGGATCGCCGCCATCGTGCCGGTGAACGACCCTGACGCCCGTACCTTCCTGATTCGCGCCAGGTTGACGGATCCGCCCGGAGTGACACCGGGCATGTCGGTGCGCGCCACTTTGTTGCTCAGTAGTGAGGAACCGCAGCTGGCGGTGCCCCGGGACGCCCTGTTGCGCTATCCCGATGGCCGGGTTTCCGTCTGGCTGGCGGAGAGCAACGCCGACGGCACGTTAGTGGCACGGGAACAGCGGTTACGGGTAGACGAAGGCCTGGGCGACCTGGTGCCGGTACGCGAAGGCCTGAGCGAGGGGGATCGGGTGGTGGTGCGCGGTAACGAGGGCCTGCGGGACGGCCATGAACTGGAGGTTCGCCAGTGA
- a CDS encoding efflux RND transporter permease subunit: MFEKIVRNGTLMTVVVLIITILGVLAALRIPVQMIPDLEVRTISVLTQWPGATPQDVEKEILIEQEEYLRNVPNLRRLTAVASSGSAEIELEFPFGVDITETLIRVNNALSQVPSYPDNVDQPMILSTSFSSNAFMYYRVSPLPGNPRDLDLDLMRDFIDDNVRPRMESVPGVSQVELRGGAERQIRVLLNPQRLAERNLTVTQVRDAMRARNRDVSGGEVDSGKRRYLLRTVGRFEQLSDMLDLVLARRGDGVIRLRDVATVELDHFPVNVISSVNGEPVISLAVRRETGSNVIDIKYAMFEEVALINREVLEPAGLRIALISDDARYVEASVANVWSNLAIGALFATLVMFLFLRSVRITAVGVVGIPICTIAAFLGLLLAGRTINVISLAGVAFAIGMTLDNSIVVLESIEIERRRGLDRFRASVEGIRKVWPAVFASTMTTVLVFLPVVFIQQEAGQLYSDIAIAVSASILVSMLVAMTVIPTLAARLDFGAVFEHGGQDSRWLRGLHRLSDWLSASAGRRGVTIGGTVLAGGLILVVLTPPAEYLPEGEEAKVFASMNAPPGYNLEAMAAIGEQVRDYFLPLVGEAPGKWESGDLPAPPIRYLNFYVEPSGLFIIAEPVDAAHMEPLMDAITEVYERYPGMRAFVSRGSIISSNDGGTRSVNLDISGNDLAMIYDFTLLSYQRAEEVFDNPRIQSQPSSLSLAQPMLEVRPDWERAEELGMSAESLGFTVAALTDGAFMDEFFLGDDKVDIYAYSDVGSDPALDTLPSLPVHTPQGATVPLSSLASLEEAVDTSMVRRVNGRRTVTLNIIPPRGVPLETGVALVREQVIGHLRDQGRIPAGVTVDISGASDQLDATREALSGNYIVALALIYLLLVAIFTHWGYPLLIMTTIPAGIASGILGLALLNGFGALLPTFGLPPVQQSFDMISMLGFLILMGTVVNNPILIVHEALTNRRQGQSADDAVSNAVRSRLRPIAMTTITTVCGLAPLVLLPGEGTELYRGVGAIVLFGLIGTALVTVTFLPALTVAVLRFARPLREGCDETR, translated from the coding sequence GTGTTTGAGAAAATCGTCCGCAACGGCACCCTGATGACGGTGGTGGTGTTGATCATCACCATTCTGGGTGTGCTGGCCGCACTGCGCATTCCAGTGCAGATGATTCCTGATCTGGAGGTGCGCACCATCTCGGTGCTGACGCAATGGCCCGGCGCCACCCCTCAGGACGTGGAAAAGGAAATCCTCATTGAACAAGAGGAATACCTGCGTAACGTGCCCAACCTGCGCCGGCTCACCGCCGTGGCCAGCAGCGGTAGTGCCGAGATTGAACTGGAATTTCCTTTTGGCGTGGACATTACCGAGACGCTGATCCGAGTCAACAACGCGCTCAGCCAGGTGCCATCCTATCCGGACAACGTGGATCAACCGATGATCCTGTCCACGTCCTTTTCCTCCAACGCCTTCATGTATTACCGGGTGTCACCGTTGCCGGGCAATCCCAGGGATCTGGACCTGGACCTGATGCGGGATTTCATCGACGACAACGTCCGTCCCCGCATGGAGAGCGTGCCGGGCGTGTCCCAGGTGGAACTGCGGGGCGGCGCGGAACGGCAAATCCGGGTGCTGCTGAACCCGCAACGGCTAGCCGAGCGCAATCTCACCGTGACCCAGGTCCGTGACGCCATGCGCGCGCGTAACCGCGATGTTTCCGGCGGCGAAGTGGATAGCGGCAAGCGCCGTTATCTGCTGCGTACCGTGGGCCGGTTCGAGCAGCTGTCGGACATGCTTGACCTGGTACTGGCCCGCCGCGGCGACGGGGTGATCCGGCTGCGCGATGTGGCCACGGTGGAACTGGACCATTTCCCGGTCAACGTTATCAGCTCCGTCAATGGCGAGCCGGTCATCAGCCTGGCGGTACGGCGGGAGACCGGATCCAATGTTATCGACATCAAATACGCCATGTTCGAGGAAGTGGCTCTGATCAACCGGGAGGTGCTGGAACCGGCCGGTCTGCGCATCGCGCTGATCTCCGACGATGCGCGTTACGTGGAAGCGTCCGTCGCCAACGTTTGGAGTAATCTGGCTATCGGTGCCCTGTTCGCCACCCTGGTCATGTTTTTGTTTCTGCGATCGGTACGCATCACCGCCGTCGGCGTCGTGGGGATCCCGATCTGTACCATCGCCGCTTTTCTCGGCCTGTTGCTGGCCGGACGTACCATCAACGTGATTTCCCTGGCCGGCGTGGCTTTCGCCATCGGCATGACCCTGGACAACTCCATCGTCGTGCTGGAAAGCATCGAGATCGAGCGCCGCCGGGGACTGGACCGGTTCCGAGCCTCGGTGGAAGGTATCCGCAAGGTATGGCCGGCGGTATTCGCTTCCACCATGACCACCGTGTTGGTGTTTCTGCCGGTGGTGTTCATTCAGCAGGAGGCCGGACAGCTTTACTCCGATATCGCCATTGCCGTGTCCGCGTCCATTCTGGTGTCCATGCTGGTGGCGATGACGGTGATTCCCACCCTGGCGGCAAGGTTGGATTTTGGCGCCGTGTTCGAGCACGGTGGCCAAGACAGTCGCTGGTTGCGCGGCCTGCACCGGTTGTCCGACTGGCTCAGCGCCAGTGCCGGTCGGCGCGGTGTCACCATCGGCGGCACGGTTCTGGCCGGCGGGCTGATTCTGGTGGTGTTGACGCCGCCGGCGGAATACCTGCCGGAGGGCGAGGAAGCCAAGGTGTTCGCCTCCATGAACGCCCCGCCAGGCTACAACCTGGAGGCGATGGCCGCCATCGGCGAGCAAGTGCGCGATTATTTTTTGCCTCTGGTGGGCGAGGCGCCGGGCAAGTGGGAAAGCGGTGACCTTCCCGCCCCTCCCATCCGTTACCTCAATTTCTACGTTGAACCCAGTGGGCTGTTTATCATCGCCGAGCCGGTGGACGCCGCGCACATGGAACCGTTGATGGACGCCATCACCGAGGTGTATGAGCGCTACCCGGGGATGCGTGCCTTCGTTTCCAGGGGCTCGATCATTTCCAGCAACGATGGCGGCACCCGCAGCGTCAACCTGGATATCTCCGGCAATGATCTGGCGATGATCTACGACTTCACCCTGCTCTCCTATCAGCGGGCGGAGGAAGTGTTCGACAACCCCCGTATTCAGTCGCAGCCGTCCAGCCTGTCCCTGGCCCAGCCGATGCTGGAAGTGCGACCGGATTGGGAGCGGGCGGAGGAGCTGGGTATGAGCGCGGAGAGTCTTGGCTTCACCGTGGCGGCACTGACCGATGGCGCCTTCATGGACGAATTCTTCCTCGGTGATGACAAAGTGGATATCTACGCCTACAGCGATGTGGGCTCGGACCCGGCGCTGGATACCCTGCCCTCGCTGCCGGTGCATACTCCGCAAGGGGCCACGGTGCCGCTGTCGTCGCTGGCGTCATTGGAGGAGGCCGTGGATACCAGTATGGTCCGGCGCGTCAACGGTCGCCGCACCGTGACTCTGAACATCATTCCGCCACGCGGCGTGCCGCTGGAAACCGGTGTGGCCCTGGTACGGGAGCAGGTGATCGGTCATCTGCGTGATCAGGGGCGGATTCCCGCCGGGGTCACGGTGGATATCTCCGGCGCCAGTGACCAGTTGGACGCTACTCGCGAGGCGCTGTCCGGCAATTATATCGTGGCGCTGGCGCTGATCTACCTGCTGCTGGTGGCGATCTTCACCCATTGGGGCTATCCGCTGCTGATCATGACCACCATACCCGCGGGCATTGCCAGTGGCATTCTCGGCCTGGCGCTGCTAAATGGCTTCGGCGCATTATTGCCGACGTTCGGGCTGCCGCCGGTGCAACAGTCCTTCGACATGATTTCCATGCTCGGCTTTCTGATTCTGATGGGAACCGTGGTGAACAACCCGATTCTGATCGTGCATGAGGCGCTGACCAATCGCCGCCAGGGACAGAGCGCCGACGACGCGGTCAGCAACGCGGTACGTTCCAGGCTACGCCCCATCGCCATGACCACCATTACCACGGTATGCGGACTGGCACCTTTGGTGTTGTTGCCTGGCGAAGGCACCGAACTGTATCGCGGCGTTGGTGCCATCGTGCTGTTCGGTCTGATCGGCACTGCCTTGGTGACGGTCACCTTTCTGCCCGCGCTCACCGTTGCCGTACTGCGCTTCGCACGTCCGCTCAGGGAGGGCTGCGACGAGACCCGCTAG
- a CDS encoding Bug family tripartite tricarboxylate transporter substrate binding protein: MKSAKSLVTIILAVVMLGTLTGRAMADFPEKPITIVVPWPAGGAYDLAARLMAENPPQNLPVAMVVNNVTGAAGSNGVRHVAQSEADGYTIGMMGTHAIAQSYMNANATPLADLEPLMLIGPEPASLAVSNDTGISTVKQYLAALKEQPGSILNGNDSPGGFSYIAATMLEKRFGVTLSKIPYQGYAPTASALVSGEVMSSTLPIPLLAEQHKAGKVKIIGVAAEKRHPFAPDVPTFKEQGYDFIAEDFYMLYLPKGVPGNRRQRLEKGFHDLLNDDGFQSKAAELGLVIMPLDAEASRDYLDRRALEVKTILENANLLED; the protein is encoded by the coding sequence ATGAAGAGTGCCAAATCTCTCGTCACCATCATTCTTGCGGTGGTCATGCTCGGAACCCTGACCGGCCGGGCCATGGCTGATTTTCCGGAAAAGCCCATCACCATAGTCGTGCCCTGGCCGGCGGGGGGGGCCTACGATCTGGCGGCGCGGTTGATGGCGGAGAACCCACCGCAAAACCTGCCGGTTGCCATGGTGGTGAACAATGTAACCGGCGCCGCCGGATCCAATGGCGTTCGGCACGTGGCCCAGTCCGAAGCGGACGGTTATACCATCGGCATGATGGGCACTCACGCCATCGCGCAAAGCTACATGAACGCCAACGCCACGCCGCTGGCGGATCTGGAACCACTGATGCTGATCGGTCCCGAGCCCGCGTCCCTGGCGGTTTCCAATGACACCGGCATCAGTACCGTCAAACAGTATCTGGCGGCGCTCAAAGAGCAGCCCGGTTCCATCCTCAACGGCAACGATTCCCCCGGTGGATTTTCCTACATCGCGGCCACCATGCTCGAGAAGCGTTTCGGCGTGACGCTCAGCAAGATCCCCTATCAGGGCTATGCGCCCACTGCCTCGGCTCTGGTTTCCGGGGAAGTCATGTCCTCCACGTTGCCGATTCCACTCCTCGCCGAACAACACAAGGCCGGCAAAGTGAAAATCATCGGCGTGGCCGCTGAGAAGCGTCATCCCTTCGCCCCGGATGTGCCGACCTTCAAGGAGCAGGGCTACGATTTCATCGCCGAGGATTTTTACATGCTCTATTTGCCCAAAGGCGTGCCCGGGAATCGCCGTCAGCGGTTGGAGAAAGGCTTCCATGACCTGCTCAATGATGATGGGTTTCAGAGCAAGGCCGCTGAACTGGGCCTGGTGATCATGCCTCTCGACGCAGAGGCAAGCCGCGACTACCTGGACCGGCGCGCCCTGGAAGTGAAGACGATCCTCGAAAACGCCAATCTGCTCGAAGACTGA
- a CDS encoding N-carbamoylsarcosine amidohydrolase, protein MSNGNRDDLASNYQGVWGGRVGFGRHPALLAVDFLQAYTRPGAALYAPGVVEAMNHAPRLLEAARHSGIPVIHTNIRYRGQNQLDGGIWVKKAPVMRAMVEGNPDAEFCPQVAPAADELVITKQYASAFFGTSLASTLTALGVDTLILMGCSTSGCIRATAVDGLQHGFRVMVVREAVGDRHSEPHEANLFDIDSKYGDVIGIDEAIAQLKSSSL, encoded by the coding sequence ATGAGTAACGGCAATCGGGATGACCTGGCCAGCAACTACCAGGGGGTTTGGGGCGGCCGGGTCGGTTTCGGGCGCCACCCTGCTTTGCTGGCGGTGGATTTTCTGCAGGCCTACACCCGCCCGGGAGCGGCGCTTTACGCACCGGGCGTGGTGGAAGCAATGAACCATGCGCCGCGCTTGCTGGAAGCCGCTCGCCACAGCGGCATTCCGGTGATCCATACCAATATTCGCTACCGTGGCCAAAACCAGCTGGACGGCGGTATCTGGGTGAAGAAGGCGCCGGTCATGCGCGCCATGGTGGAGGGCAACCCGGACGCCGAGTTCTGTCCGCAAGTGGCACCGGCGGCGGATGAGCTGGTGATAACCAAACAATACGCCAGCGCGTTTTTCGGCACGTCTCTTGCCTCCACTCTGACGGCGTTGGGCGTGGATACCCTCATCCTCATGGGCTGCTCCACCAGTGGTTGCATTCGCGCCACCGCGGTGGACGGTTTGCAACACGGCTTCCGCGTGATGGTGGTCCGCGAAGCGGTGGGCGATCGCCACTCGGAGCCCCACGAAGCCAACTTGTTCGATATTGACAGTAAGTACGGCGATGTCATCGGTATCGACGAGGCCATTGCCCAACTGAAATCGTCATCCTTGTGA